The genomic interval CACAGTCTCATTGATGTGCACGGGGAGTGAAAGCTAGCTCATCTGGTCTGATCAATTTGCTGAAAACGTTAATGCAGGCTATgagagaaaggtgtcaaaacacacactgcatcacaaCTTGCTGTGTAAGGGGCTGTgtcaaacaagtctgatccatagacaccaccacacaacttacaggatttaaaccTTCATAGATGCatgtatatgaaaaaaaatgatatgatataaaatatatacaaaaactTGGACACCTACAGATTTATTTGCAGCAATaaatctaatcagccaatcgtgtAGCAGCAGCGAAATGCATAAAGCCATGCATACAGGCCAGCCATTTGAGTTAATGTGGCATGATTCCTGGTGCCAGacgggctggtttgagtatttgatGATCTTGGATTTTCACATACAACAgtctctacactttacacagcATGGcgcgcacaaaaaaaaaaacaacagtgaaTGAACAACATGGTACCCACAGCAGGGTACTCTGGTTTAAAAGCACTTACTGTCGGATGAACTGGACAGCATCTTCATACTTCATTCCACACTCAATCATAGCGAGGGCAACAAGGACTGGAGCTCTGTGGGTGGGGATGAAAAGACCACACACAGAACCATACAATATGTTAAAGAAGAGGCTTTGTGTAGAGGCTGGAATTAACTGCAAGCTAAACATAAAAAGGAATGAATTTGTCTGTACCATTTTTTGCTGAATTCTTaaatcacaatttaaaaaagTTATACAACTATATCTTACACAAGGACAGATAATGACCAATGCACTACACCAGACTGCTGCTCCACAGCGATCCACGCAAACAAAAGCTACTTTAGTGTTTCAGCTCCCCATGTGTTGAATCCTACACTTGCTGAACAGGAGCAAAGTACTAACCTGGGTCCATGATTCGAAAATAAAaaacctattaaaaaaaaaaagttactgtTTCCTTCGTCTTTTCTGAGATTTTTTAGCCTCCTGTTATACACTACATTGTTATTCCTGACCATCATTCCTATAGGTAAGCTTTTCCTAAATTGTCGCCACAAAGGTGGAAGCACACCATTACAAGGTCTTTGCATGCTTTAGCGTGACAATTTCCCTGACCGAGGTTTGAATACATCTGCACCTGCCCATGACCTCTCAAACTCAATTTGGTGCTGCACCCATCGGTAAGCACGGCGATGTGAAGCTTTGCATATGCAATGTGCATTTCTCTGAAGAATATGCGTCACCTGTGCCAGTGGAATAGTAACCTTACTTTaagtgagtctgaaaccagTATTATGTACATTGTTCAAAAGACAGGCTGTAATCATTTTACATGAGGGCATTCTGTATATACAAAAACCCAAAAATCCTATACTTTTGTACTATTGTAGACTGTTATTGACTACTACCACTAACCAGTTTTCTATTAAAGGTAATGTTTGAAGCCTTTCTGTTGGTCAGTTGCGGACCTGGATTTTTTGGATTATTAAATACTTCTGACTGTAAGGTCAGAATGTCCGATCTAAGAGACAGCCTGTGTTAAACACCTAAGCAGGAAGTTTTAAAGCAAGACAGGGACTTGGTATGTTCTGAGCGGCTCTGATACGCCGTCTAGCAAATATCTATTTTAAATCTCTTGGATATACAGAAGATAAGAAGCGAGTGCATGAATATCGCCACTTGCCTTGCTGCTGCTTCTACCAGTATGCGCAAACGCCCACAAAATCCTTCTGCTTTGCATCACACCTGTAACATGCAGAGTGACTATGCCAACTTCCTCTTATTGCTACGCACTCCACGTGACTTCTTTAAATAAACTCCACCTACCTCTTACAGAACACTTGCCATTTCAGTAACCCTAGCTTCCTGCTTCGCTGCTGTTAACAGGTTTCATATTTCTGCTGTAACTGGCAGCTTGCTAATTGACTCTAGCCATTACATGAGCTCTCCTgaatcaggattttttttccccccaaaggaGATGTCCAACTAGTCTGTGACTGAGACAGTATTCTCACTTTGATCAGTGCGCTCACTCAGATTATGTTCCTAGAGAGGATATGATATTTCAGTGGTTTACTATCTCAGTATTTAAGTTGTGTTTACTTTGAGGAGACAAACACAGCCGAACAGGACAGCCTACCTAGTCAGTGTTACTGTAATTCACCTACACATATCACACCCTAAAAAAATCCCTTCAACGTAGAaacagctattattattatagtccAAAGATTTATACAATCACTGGTTTCACTCTAGCCTGCGGGTTTCTTTTCAAGCGCATGATATCATACAAAGATCACAACACGCTAACAACCATATCAATcattttacacaaaacattaCCTTCCAAGGCCGGCTACACAGTGAACAGCTACGCAGCAGCCTGGCTCCTCCCTAAACTTAATCCTCAGTAGATTCAACCAGTCATCAACAATCTGGTTAGAAGGAGGAGCTCCATCATCAAATGGCCAATCCTGCAGATTTTTTAAGGAAAAGTATTAGTGCTGGAATATCTTGCTGCATTCATCTTTCATTTAAAGCAATAATGTGTTGTGCTTTTAACTACAGTGAACTTACCAGAACCTGAATGCCCTCTTTGGCCACCAAGTTGGCATCATACGTcgcctcacacactctaacaacTGTTGTCACACCATACTTCTTTAGTTCCTGATGAAAAATGATTTAGttgcagagagaaaaaaaacctcaggtataattcttataataataataataataataataataataataataataataaaagcaagtTCACAACTGAGCATTTTGGCAGAGGTTCCTGAAAATCTTCTAACAGGTAACTTTAGATATGAATTGGATATTATAAATTGTGGCTTTTGACCAAGTAGTTAAGGGTAACCTCAACCAAAAAAATCACCCCCCAACATTTAGCAAATTTGCAAAGTGCATCACTTAAAAAGGCTCACCTCAATGAATTTGTTTAGGGTGGCATTGGTAGGATTGTGGGTGATGAGGAACCTCATGTTTTTATACGTGATCTCCACAGGGGCAGGTCTATTCATACGAGCCATTGCTGACAATGAAAAAACTgataaaaatatacagaaaaaaaatggaaggaaacTTCACCAATCTCCcctttaaaaataagaaaaatttgCAGAAAATCAGGGGGAAAGGGTGGGAAAAGAGCAAATTGAacgaaaaagaaaatgaactgatgaaaaaaaatatatatatatataaattaaagaaaacaaaaaaaaaggctggTCCTCGGGTGAGCAAGGAAACGGAGGGCCAACGAGGGCAGTGCACTTCTGGAGATTTTTTACCCCATCCAGACTGGTCTGGCTGCTGTGGACGCCCCGCTCTCCGTGTCCGATCCCGCCAACGTTAAAGCACTCACACAAGTCTCTCTTCCAGTGAGGTAGCAAGGCTCGCCGTTCACTTGTCTGCATATACGCCGTGCTGAGCCTGGCAGTAGTCTCCACTGCCCTTCAGAAACTCCATAAATGTGTGACCCAATACACCACAGAACTGCTGTAatgacacaaagcagagagatggagggatcaGACAGAGGCAAAGAAATAAGGTGATGCTGTACGTCAACCGTCCTATTAGTCAAAACGGCGTGCGGTTATGAAAATATCTGATCGGTCCTAAATATTCTTGCTGTCCTGACCCCGCTTGTGGGAAATATGTCTAAGACAAGCCAAACTTGTAGACAATTTTGCTCAGCTGGTAGAAGAGAGAGTTACAATCACAATGCAAAGTTGTCTTAGGAAAATAACAGCAGTGAGGTAACTGTGATGTAAAAATCCTTCAGACCCTTAGATTAGTCAAACAGCTTGGATTCATTTTGGTACCTGGTCAGAccaagagatttttttttcccagcaagaacctgtagtgttttgtttgtttgtttgtttgtttaacacgtccatttatttatatataaaccaGTCCATCTTGCGGTTTGTTTCTTGACTTGATCTTCCTACCTAGTGAGCCAACATTAACCATGTAATATCTTCTCCTACCTAGAGGTTTCGGAAATCATCTTAAGGGTTTAGAATTGAGTCAGCTTAGCGTTAAGCTAAGCAAAAGACCTCCACAGAAGGCCACAGCTAGTTAGAGAGAGCACAAAGAAACAGGACTCGTGAAGAATCTGCTGGTTAGCAGCTGAGACGGATAATGTGAAtgcggcaaaaaaaaaaatgctggctAGCTTACAAACCTGGGGCCCAATGACctggaaatatttattcatttctatcAGCTTTTAAAGCTTAATCATATCCTTAACGTTAACTGTTAACACGTTGaagtggttttaaaaaaaaaagataaataatgtTACCTTGACATCTGAAGTTTGGcaatacacaatcacaatcCTCTGGTTAGCTAGCTACTTAGCTAAAGCATAAAGCTAACCAGGTAACATACTGCCGTCGGGGAAAGTAGGTAAGAAACAAAAACGAAATAGTCACCGCGAGCAAAGACGCTTTCGAGAACTGTTAGAAATGGAGATATATTTAACAATTTGAGGAAAATCATTCGTCTGTTCTGGTCAATACAACGAATACGCCGGGCTAGCTAGTAGCTCCCAGGCTAGGACAATGACCTCGTTTTGAAATCAAttccacaacaaaaaaaaaatgaacacaaacaaaatctacacacaaacagacgTGATGGAAGTtttagggggggaaaaaaatatgtcTTTTACTTACTGGAATATGCTTACTCATTGAAGATTGTAGCTTAACCATAAAGCCGGTCCGTAGAAAGAGGTAAAATATCTGAAGTGTGTTTCCACCATACAGCCGCGGCGGCAGCGTCGTGTCGAAGTGAGAGAGCGGCTCGCGCAGACCAGGCAGAGCCTGCAGCAGCCGCGCCCTGAGAACGGCGCGCGCGCGTCACGAGAGAAACCAGGTCACCgccgccatcatcatcatcatcatcaccactgccTCTtcattacacaataaacactgttcTTCATTACAGTTAATGAATTCTAATTTCTTAGTCACGACCGGAACACATGTCATTAATTAGCAGAATGTTGGCACGAATAGGATAATAGCATCCTTTAACATGTGAGGAGAATAAACTGGATAGTCATAGCAATGGGCAAAAAAATGTCAGCATTGCAGTGAAGTTATTGTGATCAGAGAAAACAGAATAAAGTGATCTTATTCGTGAGATATTTGCATGACATATACACCAAATGcacaaaagtatgtggacacctgactgtCAAAGTGTtgtattaattcaattcaatttatttgtatagcgcttttaacaacattggacattgtctcaaagcacctttacagaagtataggaAGTTTAAAGTTAggtaactattttatccctaatgagcaagcctgaggccaGGTTGGCAgggaaaaactccatgagatgatttgaggaagaaaccttatgaagaaccaggctcagaaggaaatccatcctcatttgggtgacactggacagtttCTACAACAGCTACCAAGggctcatgaggaactattaggtcagtgtagtttctgagttcattatagacactaattccctgctgtcgcaagctgacagatgtaacggcagatctgtgacggcgTGATAGTCTttaagtggctctgtccacagcaGGCCCCaggtccacacagatctatccacaTCAGCAGTGAGCACCAGCAAGCGACAAGACttcaaccaggggtagagcatctggatgAATCAGGAAAgtccggaaagaagaagtggtcacactggaaacccAGAAACCTGGGAGCTTGGGAGTGGGACATATAGCTCAacagataaacacagagagatagatattaggtatgcttgtgatcatgtgatgtttaaagacaatattACGTGAGTATAATTGAAATTGAATACTTGAACTTTCTCTCATACAGTCAGTGACTCAATGACTGTATGCTATATATCGAAGCAGTATATCAAATATAATCTAAATGGGCTCAGAATACCATCGGcatcaatatacactatattgccaaaagtattcgctcacccatccaaataatcagaatcaggtgttccaatcacttccatggccacaggtgtataaaatcaagcacctaggcatgcagactgtttttacaaacatttgtgaaagaatgggtcgctctcaggagctcagtgaattccagcgtggaactgtgataggatgccacctgtgcaacaaatccagtcgtgaaatttcctcgctcctaaatattccacagtcaactgtcagctgtattataagaacgtggaagtgtttgggaacgacagcaactcagccacgaagtggtaggccacgtaaactgacggagcggggtcagcggatgctgaggcacatagtgcgaagaggtcaccaactttctgcagagtcaatcgctacagacctccaaacttcatgtggccttcagattagctcaagaacagtgcgcagagagcttcatggaatgggtttccatggccgagcagctgcatccaagccatacatcaccaagtgcaatgcaaagcatcggatgcagtggtgtaaagcacgccgccactggactctagagcagtggagtgacaaatcgcgcttctccatctggcaatctgatggacgagtctgggtttggcggttgccaggagaacggtacttgtctgactgcattgtgccaagtgtaatgtttggtggaggggggattattaTGTGGGGTTGTtcttcaggagctgggcttggccccttagttccagtgaaaggaactctgaatgcttcagcataccaagacattttggacaattccatgctcccaactttgtgggaacagtttggagctggccccttcctcttccaacatgactgtgcaccagtgcacaaagcaaggtccataaagacatggatgacagagtctggtgtgggtgaacttgactggcctgcacagagtcctgacctcaacccgatagaacacctttgggatgaattagagcagagactgtgacccaggccttctcatccaacatcagtgtgtgacctcacaaatgtgcttctggaagaatggtcaaaaattcccataaacacactcctaaaccttgtggacagccttcccagaagagttgaagctgttatagctgcaaagggtggaccgacgtcatattgaaccctatggattaggaatgggatgtcacttaagttcatatgcgagtcaaggcaggtgagcaaatacttttggcaatatagtgtatctgaagatgaataaattcCTGAGAATGAGCACCATGAAATATAGTGTTCCAATATGCTGGATTAAGGATATAAAGTCAGATGTCCCTATGCAAAGTGTTAATTCCACCTAACTTGAAAAAGCAAGTTTCAGTACTGTTCTCACATGATTCTTACATTCTAGCATGCATGCAATGCAAAACCTACAAAAACTGAATTTcagtttcagagagagagagaaagagagagacagagggaaagagagttATTAACCAGCCAATTTTCAAAGTACTGTATCAGGATAAAGGACAATCCATTGGAGTAAATCCCGATGTACACACTGGAACTGTTACGAGAAACAGATCTATGATGTCATCTGCAATGTACGAGGAGCATTCTTCAGGCCAAAACCCCTCCCAGTCCATAAGGTATAGCATTTTGGCAAAGTAACTTCCTTACATAGCTGGTCCACCCTCAATCCTTAGTCCTAAGACGTCTCACTTCCCAATGAGTTGTAGGAAGATAAACACCTAATGTATGAAAACACCTAATGTAAAGAAATGGATGAAATTCTGAA from Hemibagrus wyckioides isolate EC202008001 linkage group LG10, SWU_Hwy_1.0, whole genome shotgun sequence carries:
- the ptp4a1 gene encoding protein tyrosine phosphatase type IVA 1, which encodes MARMNRPAPVEITYKNMRFLITHNPTNATLNKFIEELKKYGVTTVVRVCEATYDANLVAKEGIQVLDWPFDDGAPPSNQIVDDWLNLLRIKFREEPGCCVAVHCVAGLGRAPVLVALAMIECGMKYEDAVQFIRQKRRGAFNSKQLFYLEKYRPKMRLRFKDSNGHRNNCCIQ